In Arvicola amphibius chromosome 1, mArvAmp1.2, whole genome shotgun sequence, one DNA window encodes the following:
- the LOC119817238 gene encoding olfactory receptor 52I2-like, producing the protein MLPTSYNHTMQAPATFVLVGVPGFQSSSLWLAISLSSMYSIALLGNTLIITVICMDSTLQEPMCFFLCILAAVDIVMASSVAPKMLSIFSSGDSSISFNACFTQMYFVHAATAVETGLLLAMAFDRYVAICKALHYIRILTPNVMVGISVTITTRAVIFMTPLSWMLSHLPFCGSNVVPHSYCEHMAVAKLACADPMPTGLYSLIFSSIIVGSDVAFISASYILILRAVFGLSSKNAQRKALSTCGSHVAVMALYYLPGMASIYVAWLGQDKVPLHTQVLLADLYLIIPPTLNPVIYGIRTKQIRGQIWSLLMQGFSHQATHCS; encoded by the coding sequence ATGCTGCCTACATCCTACAATCACACAATGCAGGCCCCTGCCACCTTCGTCCTTGTTGGCGTCCCAGGCTTCCAGTCTTCCTCTCTTTGGCTGGCCATCTCATTGAGCTCCATGTACAGCATAGCCCTCCTAGGGAACACCCTCATCATCACTGTGATCTGCATGGACTCCACTCTGCAAGAGCCCATGTGCTTCTTTCTCTGCATTCTGGCTGCTGTGGACATTGTTATGGCTTCCTCTGTGGCACCTAAGATGCTGAGCATCTTCAGCTCAGGAGACAGCTCCATCAGCTTTAATGCCTGTTTCACTCAGATGTACTTTGTCCATGCAGCCACAGCTGTGGAGACAGGGCTGCTACTGGCCATGGCTTTtgatcgctatgtggccatctgcaagGCCCTACATTATATAAGAATCCTCACCCCTAATGTGATGGTGGGGATTAGTGTGACCATCACCACTAGAGCTGTGATTTTTATGACTCCCTTGAGTTGGATGTTGAGTCATTTGCCTTTCTGTGGCTCCAATGTAGTTCCACATTCCTACTGTGAACACATGGCTGTGGCCAAGTTAGCATGTGCTGACCCCATGCCCACCGGTCTCTACAGTTTGATTTTTTCCTCCATCATTGTGGGCTCAGATGTGGCCTTCATTTCTGCCTCCTATATTTTGATACTCAGGGCAGTGTTTGGTTTGTCATCAAAGAATGCACAGCGGAAGGCACTGAGTACATGTGGCTCTCATGTTGCGGTTATGGCTCTGTACTACCTCCCTGGGATGGCGTCCATCTATGTAGCCTGGCTAGGGCAGGACAAAGTTCCGCTACACACCCAAGTGTTGCTGGCTGACTTGTACCTGATCATTCCGCCCACCCTAAACCCTGTCATTTATGGTATCAGGACCAAGCAGATCCGAGGGCAGATATGGAGTCTGCTGATGCAGGGCTTCTCTCATCAGGCCACTCACTGTTCATGA